One Tunturibacter gelidoferens genomic region harbors:
- a CDS encoding GntR family transcriptional regulator, translating into MKNDQGRRIETRPPTVADSQVSSASRKQSPAPPVMPKYRQVLEDLHSAIKAGTLRRGDRLPSEAELGKRYNTSRITVAKAVHELQLQGLVSRRPGSGTHVLAPIASTDHVFGLLIPDLGRTEIFEPICNGMMRSPLSKPHSLLWGHSMGELAQQQKEAEQLCHKYIAQKVSGVFFAPLEFTPEKDIVNRRIASAFDRAGIPVVLLDRCFAPYPLRSKYDLVGIDNRSAGFLITQHLLLHGARRIVFVARRLSASTVHGRIAGYREALLSRGIHPQQDLVRLGDPEDPQFLQTLLKDCHPDAIVCANDITAARIMQGLAARGIRVPDEIRIVGIDDVKYASLLPVPLTTQHQNCADIGAMAIATMLQRLEKPDLPTRDILLQTKTVLRSSCGTHPSPNHKLS; encoded by the coding sequence ATGAAGAACGATCAGGGCCGCCGAATCGAGACCAGACCACCGACAGTCGCCGATTCACAAGTAAGCTCCGCTAGCAGGAAACAGTCTCCTGCTCCTCCCGTCATGCCAAAGTACCGGCAGGTCCTTGAAGATCTGCATTCCGCAATCAAAGCGGGGACGCTTCGTCGCGGTGATCGCCTCCCAAGCGAAGCAGAACTCGGAAAGCGCTACAACACCTCACGTATCACGGTGGCCAAAGCCGTCCATGAACTCCAGTTGCAGGGCCTCGTATCGCGACGACCAGGTTCAGGCACCCACGTGCTCGCTCCCATCGCCTCGACCGATCATGTATTCGGTCTACTGATTCCCGATCTCGGGAGAACCGAGATCTTCGAGCCAATCTGCAACGGCATGATGCGGTCGCCTCTCTCCAAACCCCACTCTCTCCTGTGGGGACACTCCATGGGCGAGTTAGCCCAGCAGCAGAAAGAGGCCGAGCAGCTCTGCCACAAGTACATCGCGCAAAAAGTCTCCGGAGTCTTCTTCGCGCCGCTCGAATTCACTCCGGAAAAAGACATCGTCAACCGACGCATCGCCTCTGCGTTCGATCGCGCAGGCATTCCCGTCGTGTTGCTCGACCGGTGCTTCGCGCCCTATCCCTTGCGTTCAAAATATGACCTCGTCGGCATCGACAATCGCAGTGCCGGCTTCCTCATCACGCAGCATCTGCTCCTTCATGGAGCAAGACGCATCGTCTTTGTCGCCAGGCGCCTCTCTGCCTCCACCGTTCACGGAAGAATCGCCGGCTATCGAGAGGCTCTCCTCTCTCGCGGAATCCACCCGCAACAGGACCTCGTACGCCTCGGCGATCCGGAAGATCCTCAATTCCTCCAGACTCTGCTCAAAGACTGCCACCCCGACGCAATCGTCTGCGCCAACGACATCACCGCGGCCCGCATCATGCAGGGCCTCGCCGCTCGTGGAATACGCGTCCCGGACGAGATCCGCATCGTCGGAATCGACGACGTAAAATACGCGAGCCTCCTGCCCGTGCCACTCACCACACAGCATCAGAACTGTGCCGACATCGGCGCCATGGCCATTGCAACAATGCTCCAGCGGCTGGAGAAACCCGATCTCCCCACACGCGACATCCTTTTGCAGACGAAAACCGTTCTTCGCAGCTCTTGCGGAACCCATCCCTCACCCAACCACAAACTTTCATAG